A single region of the Oryzias melastigma strain HK-1 linkage group LG23, ASM292280v2, whole genome shotgun sequence genome encodes:
- the dcn gene encoding decorin isoform X1 produces MQRLPFSSTMRSACLFLLLVTACWALPFRQSGFLDFMMEDDPGSGVFEVPGGREAPVPNPGPKCPFRCQCQHRVIQCSDLGLTQVPEDIPEDISLLDLQNNKITEIKENDLKGLKGLQTLILVNNKITTIHPKAFSSLGKLQRLYLSKNLLKDVPANMPKSLQELRIHENEITKIKKASFQGMSNVIVMELGSNPLKSAGVEASAFVDLKRVSYIRIADTNITEIPKGLPSSLSELHLDGNKITKVTSNSLKGLKSLAKLGLSYNEISSVENGSLANVPHLRELHMDNNALTSVPPGLPDHKYIQVVYLHSNKIAAVGTEDFCPPNFNTKKAMYSGISLFSNPVPYWEVQPITFRCVFDRTAIQLGNYRKK; encoded by the exons ATGCAGAG GCTCCCTTTCAGCAGCACCATGAGGTCAGCCTGTCTCTTCCTGCTTCTGGTCACCGCCTGCTGGGCTCTGCCCTTCCGCCAGTCAGGATTCCTAGACTTTATGATGGAGGATGACCCCGGATCGGGGGTCTTTGAGGTGCCTGGAGGAAGGGAAGCCCCTGTCCCAAATCCAGGACCCAAGTGTCCCTTCAGGTGTCAGTGCCAACACCGGGTGATCCAGTGCTCTGACCTCG GGTTGACACAAGTTCCTGAGGACATCCCAGAAGATATAAGCCTGCTGGACCTGCAGAACAACAAGATCACTGAAATCAAGGAGAATGATTTAAAGGGCCTAAAAGGTCTACAA ACTCTGATTTTGGTGAACAACAAAATCACCACCATCCACCCTAAAGCGTTCAGCTCTCTGGGCAAGCTCCAGCGCCTCTACCTGTCGAAGAACTTGCTGAAGGACGTGCCCGCCAACATGCCCAAGAGCCTGCAGGAGCTCCGCATCCACGAGAACGAGATTACAAAGATCAAGAAAGCCTCCTTCCAGGGCATGTCTAATGTCATCGTCATGG agCTTGGGTCTAACCCCCTGAAGAGCGCAGGAGTTGaagcttcggcttttgtcgacCTGAAAAGGGTCTCCTACATCCGAATTGCTGACACCAACATCACTGAGATCCCTAAAG GTCTTCCCAGCTCCCTCTCTGAGCTTCACTTGGATGGAAACAAAATTACCAAAGTGACATCGAACAGCCTAAAAGGCCTGAAGAGCCTGGCCAA GCTTGGTTTGAGCTACAATGAAATCAGCTCTGTGGAAAATGGCTCACTGGCTAACGTCCCCCACTTGAGAGAACTGCACATGGACAACAACGCTCTGACCAGCGTTCCCCCTGGTTTACCCGACCATAAATACATCCAG GTGGTCTATCTTCACTCCAACAAGATTGCTGCTGTGGGAACAGAGGACTTCTGTCCTCCTAACTTCAACACCAAAAAGGCCATGTACTCCGGCATCAGCCTGTTCAGCAATCCCGTGCCTTACTGGGAAGTCCAGCCGATCACCTTCCGCTGCGTCTTCGACCGCACCGCCATTCAACTCGGAAACTACAGGAAGAAGTAG
- the dcn gene encoding decorin isoform X2 has translation MRSACLFLLLVTACWALPFRQSGFLDFMMEDDPGSGVFEVPGGREAPVPNPGPKCPFRCQCQHRVIQCSDLGLTQVPEDIPEDISLLDLQNNKITEIKENDLKGLKGLQTLILVNNKITTIHPKAFSSLGKLQRLYLSKNLLKDVPANMPKSLQELRIHENEITKIKKASFQGMSNVIVMELGSNPLKSAGVEASAFVDLKRVSYIRIADTNITEIPKGLPSSLSELHLDGNKITKVTSNSLKGLKSLAKLGLSYNEISSVENGSLANVPHLRELHMDNNALTSVPPGLPDHKYIQVVYLHSNKIAAVGTEDFCPPNFNTKKAMYSGISLFSNPVPYWEVQPITFRCVFDRTAIQLGNYRKK, from the exons ATGAGGTCAGCCTGTCTCTTCCTGCTTCTGGTCACCGCCTGCTGGGCTCTGCCCTTCCGCCAGTCAGGATTCCTAGACTTTATGATGGAGGATGACCCCGGATCGGGGGTCTTTGAGGTGCCTGGAGGAAGGGAAGCCCCTGTCCCAAATCCAGGACCCAAGTGTCCCTTCAGGTGTCAGTGCCAACACCGGGTGATCCAGTGCTCTGACCTCG GGTTGACACAAGTTCCTGAGGACATCCCAGAAGATATAAGCCTGCTGGACCTGCAGAACAACAAGATCACTGAAATCAAGGAGAATGATTTAAAGGGCCTAAAAGGTCTACAA ACTCTGATTTTGGTGAACAACAAAATCACCACCATCCACCCTAAAGCGTTCAGCTCTCTGGGCAAGCTCCAGCGCCTCTACCTGTCGAAGAACTTGCTGAAGGACGTGCCCGCCAACATGCCCAAGAGCCTGCAGGAGCTCCGCATCCACGAGAACGAGATTACAAAGATCAAGAAAGCCTCCTTCCAGGGCATGTCTAATGTCATCGTCATGG agCTTGGGTCTAACCCCCTGAAGAGCGCAGGAGTTGaagcttcggcttttgtcgacCTGAAAAGGGTCTCCTACATCCGAATTGCTGACACCAACATCACTGAGATCCCTAAAG GTCTTCCCAGCTCCCTCTCTGAGCTTCACTTGGATGGAAACAAAATTACCAAAGTGACATCGAACAGCCTAAAAGGCCTGAAGAGCCTGGCCAA GCTTGGTTTGAGCTACAATGAAATCAGCTCTGTGGAAAATGGCTCACTGGCTAACGTCCCCCACTTGAGAGAACTGCACATGGACAACAACGCTCTGACCAGCGTTCCCCCTGGTTTACCCGACCATAAATACATCCAG GTGGTCTATCTTCACTCCAACAAGATTGCTGCTGTGGGAACAGAGGACTTCTGTCCTCCTAACTTCAACACCAAAAAGGCCATGTACTCCGGCATCAGCCTGTTCAGCAATCCCGTGCCTTACTGGGAAGTCCAGCCGATCACCTTCCGCTGCGTCTTCGACCGCACCGCCATTCAACTCGGAAACTACAGGAAGAAGTAG